A genomic segment from Nematostella vectensis chromosome 6, jaNemVect1.1, whole genome shotgun sequence encodes:
- the LOC5514653 gene encoding serine/threonine-protein kinase 38-like — protein MAGAATASGSNGAPCPYSSHTLEKVAKTKATLESFYACLVSQHYERKNRLKLLEQSMTQQGLSEAEKEERRKLHAQKETEFLRLKRSRIGKEDFDSLKVIGRGAFGEVRLVQKQDTGHVYAMKILRKADMLEKEQVAHARAERDILAEAENQWVVKMYYSFQDDYYLFLVMEFLPGGDLMTLLMKKDTFTEEETRFYIAEALLAIDSIHQLGFIHRDIKPDNLLLDSRGHIKLADFGLCTGLKKAHRTEFYRDISPADIKDFSNGDPLDSKRRAATWKRNRRQLAYSTVGTPDYIAPEVFIQQGYTKSCDFWSLGVIMYEMLIGYPPFCSESPQETYKKVMNWRETLVFPPEMPISPNARDLISRLCCNADERLSNIEDIRAQPFFKYVDWENLRDRPAALPIQVKSIDDTSNFDEFPETDLDTNWFNDTAQKETSTHSKDWVFLNYTFKRFEGLTQRGARLPAL, from the exons ATGGCTGGTGCGGCTACGGCTTCGGGTTCCAATGGAGCTCCTTGCCCGTATTCGAGCCACACTCTAGAGAAAGTCGCCAAAACCAAAGCGACATTGGAGAGTTTTTATGCATGTTTAGTTTCGCAGCATTACGAACGAAAAAATAG GTTGAAATTATTAGAGCAATCCATGACACAACAGGGATTGTCTGAGGCAGAG AAAGAGGAAAGAAGAAAACTTCATGCCCAAAAAGAGACTGAGTTTCTTCGACTAAAGAGATCTAGAATTGGGAAGGAGGATTTCGATTCTTTGAAAGTCATAGGTCGTGGAGCATTTGGTGAG GTTCGGCTTGTGCAGAAACAGGACACAGGACATGTTTATGCCATGAAAATACTTCGAAAAGCTGATATGTTGGAAAAAGAACAG GTGGCACATGCACGAGCTGAGAGAGACATTCTTGCAGAAGCTGAAAATCAATGGGTTGTAAAGATGTACTACTCCTTTCAAGATGACTATTACCTGTTCCTGGTCATGGAGTTTTTACCTGGGg GAGACTTGATGACCTTGCTTATGAAAAAGGATACCTTTACTGAAGAAGAGACAAGGTTCTACATTGCTGAGGCCCTTCTAGCGATAGACTCTATACACCAGCTTGGGTTTATTCACAG AGATATCAAGCCAGATAACTTATTGCTTGATAGTAGA GGTCACATAAAGCTTGCAGATTTTGGTTTGTGCACAGGCTTGAAAAAAGCTCATAGAACAGAATTCTATCGAGACATCTCACCAGCTGATATCAAGGATTTCT CAAATGGAGATCCCCTAGATTCTAAACGAAGAGCTGCCACTTGGAAAAGAAATAGGAGACAACTG GCATATTCCACTGTTGGAACCCCAGACTACATCGCGCCAGAAGTTTTTATTCAACAAGGCTACACTAAAAGCTGTGACTTTTGGTCCTTGGGTGTTATTATGTATGAAATGTTGATTG GTTATCCACCCTTCTGTTCTGAGAGTCCTCAAG AGACGTATAAGAAAGTAATGAACTGGCGTGAAACACTGGTGTTCCCACCAGAAATGCCAATTTCTCCAAATGCTAGAGACCTTATATCAAG ATTGTGTTGTAATGCAGACGAGAGACTAAGCAATATTGAAGATATAAGGGCACAACCATTTTTCAAATATGTTGATTGGGAAAATTTACG AGACAGGCCAGCAGCCCTTCCAATTCAAGTCAAATCAATAGATGACACTTCAAACTTTGATGAGTTTCCTGAAACAGATTTAGATACAA ATTGGTTTAATGACACAGCACAGAAAGAAACTAGTACTCATAGCAAAGACTGGGTATTTCTTAACTACACGTTCAAGAGGTTTGAGGGACTTACACAGAGAGGTGCAAGGTTACCAGCACTGTAG